From Streptomyces zhihengii, the proteins below share one genomic window:
- a CDS encoding helix-turn-helix transcriptional regulator produces the protein MRGTTVTPGTTPCRAPREGTLPMHRLEVPMPNAMPFAIGTFDTIGPMSRADFPHRHTFWEIVHVTGGTGAHVVDLARWELAPPHLCVIAPGQVHHWEDARRLDGSVVLFTDGFLRDHPGDRDLLRGLGERPWLTLDEAGHSGVTRLVAELADEYGRGARGFDSVLRALLHVLVVRASRMPVSAAPPPGHRPAPSAGPGRAGAVAAEFVRLIGGADPELWSVGACAGRIGVTAGYLTEAVKTATGRTPGELVRAARTHEAQRLLARTDMSVRQVAGRVGFSDPAYFCRFFRRETGVSPGDFRRGADAGGEIHHEHRIESIARPEPRA, from the coding sequence ATGCGCGGCACCACCGTGACACCGGGGACCACCCCGTGCAGGGCGCCCCGGGAGGGCACCCTGCCCATGCACCGGCTGGAGGTGCCGATGCCGAACGCGATGCCCTTCGCGATCGGCACCTTCGACACCATCGGCCCGATGTCGCGGGCCGACTTCCCGCACCGGCACACCTTCTGGGAGATCGTCCACGTCACCGGCGGCACCGGCGCCCATGTCGTGGACCTGGCCCGCTGGGAGCTGGCGCCGCCCCATCTGTGCGTGATCGCGCCGGGCCAGGTCCACCACTGGGAGGACGCGCGCCGACTGGACGGCTCCGTGGTCCTCTTCACCGACGGCTTCCTGCGCGACCACCCCGGCGACCGGGACCTGCTGCGGGGACTCGGCGAGCGGCCCTGGCTGACCCTGGACGAGGCCGGGCACTCGGGCGTCACCCGGCTCGTCGCCGAACTCGCCGACGAGTACGGGCGCGGGGCCCGGGGCTTCGACTCCGTGCTGCGCGCCCTGCTCCATGTGCTGGTGGTGCGGGCATCCCGGATGCCGGTGAGCGCCGCCCCGCCGCCCGGGCACCGGCCCGCCCCCTCGGCCGGCCCGGGCCGGGCCGGCGCGGTGGCCGCGGAGTTCGTCCGGCTGATCGGCGGAGCCGACCCGGAGCTGTGGTCCGTCGGCGCCTGCGCCGGCCGGATCGGCGTCACGGCCGGCTATCTGACCGAGGCGGTCAAGACCGCCACCGGCCGCACCCCGGGGGAACTGGTCCGGGCCGCCCGCACCCACGAGGCGCAACGGCTGCTGGCACGCACCGACATGTCGGTACGCCAGGTCGCCGGGCGGGTCGGCTTCTCGGATCCGGCGTACTTCTGCCGCTTCTTCCGCAGGGAGACCGGCGTCAGCCCCGGTGACTTCCGGCGGGGCGCGGACGCCGGCGGGGAAATTCACCACGAACACCGGATCGAGTCCATCGCCCGCCCGGAGCCCCGCGCCTAG